The Synechococcus sp. RS9916 DNA segment AGGATGCTTCTACCCAATCACTCAGCCAATGACCTCCGCCCCCCCTGGCGCGGCCCCACTGCAGCTGGTGGTCTGCGGCACCGACACCGATGTGGGCAAGACCGTCGTCAGCGCGCTGCTGGTGCAGGGCCTGCAGGCCAAGTACTGGAAACCAGTGCAAAGTGGACTGGAGCAAGGAGGCGATCGACAGTGGCTGACCCAATTGCTCCAACTTCCCAAACAACGCTGGATTCCTGAGGCCTATGCGTTTCAGGCACCGGTCTCACCCCACTGGGCTGCCGAGCAGGAAAACTGCTGCATCGACCCAGACCAGTTGAGCCTGCCCTCAACGACAGAGCCGTTGGTGGTTGAAACAGCTGGCGGCGTGATGGTGCCCCTGAGCCGCAACTGGCTACAGATCGAGCAGCTGGAACGCTGGCAGCTGCCGATCGTGCTGGTTGGCCGAAGCGGCCTTGGCACGCTCAATCACACCCTGTTGAGCCTCGAAGCCCTACACCGCCGCGGCCTGACCGTGCTGGGACTCGTCCTCAACGGACCCGCCCATGCCGACAACCCCCGCACCCTCGAACAACTGGGGGGTGTTCCCGTGCTGGCGCAACTACCTCCGCTGAATCCCCTCACCGCCGAAAGCCTTGATCAACAGTGGCGGCAGCAGCAACTCGGCCCTAAGTTCGAAGCACTGCATTCCAGCCGGTCCACCTGCCCATGAGCCGCCGTCAGACCTGGGCCACCCTCGCCGTCGTCCTTCTTTGTGGTGGCATCTTGGTGCTGTTCACCGACGTGGAAGTGAACCTGGTGCGCTGGTTCAACTGTGGTCCCCTGTCCACCAGCGGCGAACAACGCAGCGACGTGTGCCGCTGATCTCAACCAAGAGGACGGGAGCGCAGCGGACACAATCCCGTCGAAAGAGATACCTGACGGGCCGCCATGGTCAGAGGCCATCCCTGACGAAGCTGATCGTGAATCAGCTCGATCTGGGTGGGTGACCAACCCCGGGCTTCCAGCCGGATGCGAATCGCCGACCAGCCGCCTTCGGCGAACATCTCCATCCCGTGGGTCAGCGCCGTACCAGCGGCAAGAGAGTGATACGGGCTGCGCTGCGCGGGCGAGCAAAAACGGTTCGACCGTCGGGTCTCTGGATGTGCTCTGGCCACCGGATCCACCGCAACGACATTGTCATGATGGCAACGCTTCAAGGCCCCGCCCGCATCGCCGCTTCGATATCCAGACGAGACAGGCCGTAGGGGAAGCTGCGCTGAGAGGTCGCTCCATCCTGGAGCCAGATCACCTGAAGGTCCTCCTGATCCAGTCGGATCTGGGCTGACCAGAGCGGTTGTGACCACTGCCAGAGGCAGGCATCCTGGTCACTGCGCACGGCGCCGAGATCGGCCAGCCAGGTCTCAAGGGCCCGCAACGAATGCTGGTTCAGGGGCGTCTGGGCGGGCGGCAGGGGGCTCATCGCTGCGGGCGCGGTTCAGAGGCTGAGGAGAAGTCTGCTCCGCCACCATCCAACTGGGCTGCACCTGAAGTTCCAAGCCCCGGGCCCAGGCACCACCGAGCCCCAGCAGGAGACAAAACGCCAGGGCCAGCACCAAGAGCACCAAAGCCCACCACTCGCCGCCGGATAAGGGGCGACGTTCACCCACGTGCCCCCAGCCATCGGAATGACGCTGAGCAACCGGCGAAGGGGTTGGGACAGGTGAAACCTGATCCGCTGCAGCCAACCCTGCGTCATAGGCAGCCCTCTGGCGTGGATCCTGCAGCAGGTCATACGCCTCACGCAGCTTCTGGAACTGCCGAGCCGCCTCGGCTGCAGGCAATGCAGTGGTGTCGGGATGAAGGGCTTTGCTGCGACGACGAAAGGCTTGACGCAGCGTCAACGCATCGGCCTCTGGGGCCACACCAAGACGTTCGTAGTGGCTCTGTGCGCTGCTCAAACGTCGAAGGGCCAGGCCCGCTTGGATCCGGTGGGCGAGGCGTCATCCTAGGAAGAACTGAGCTGCCGGCTGCCATGCCGACCCCGCCCACCTACAGCGTTCCAGGTCCGGCCCTCTGGGAGGCCCTGGGCTGGACGCCGTCTGCGGAGCAGCGACATCAGTTCGAAGCACTGCAGCAGGAACTGCTGCGCTGGAACGCACGCGTCAATCTCACCCGACTGCTGGAACGGGAGGACTTCTGGATCGCACAGATCCTCGACAGCCTCTGGCCCCTGCAGGACGAATTGCGAACCCCGAACGCACCGCGACGATGCATTGATGTGGGCACCGGTGGCGGTTTCCCGGGTCTGGCCGTCGCCATCGCCTTGCCGGGAGCCCAGCTCACGCTGGTCGATTCAGTCGGGCGCAAAACCGCAGCCGTGCTGGCGATGGCCGAGGCCATCGGCCTCAAGGAACGGGTCCGCATCCGCACCGAACGGGTGGAACTCACCGGCCGTGACCGCGGCTGTCGGGGCCAGTTCGATCTCGCCATGGCACGGGCTGTTGCCGCCGCTCCCGTGGTGGCCGAATACCTGGTCCCCCTGCTGCAACCCCAGGGTGAGGCGCTTCTGTATCGGGGCCGCTGGGATCAAACCGACCAACGCGAGCTCGAGCAGGCCTTGCTGGCACTCAAAGCCAGAATTCGATTCCAGGAAGGACGCGAACTCCCCGCCGGAAAAGGGATGCGCCATCAGTTCCGGTTGCAGCCCACAGCTCCCTGCCCCAAGGCCTACCCACGGGCCATTGGCCTGCCGGCGAAACTGCCACTGGGTTCAACACCTAGTTAGACCGTTTGTGATCGTTGATCAGGTGCTCGACAGCCGTTTCTGCGTCGCGCCTCCCACCCGCTTGCGCAAGCCCCGCAAAAGCTCAGGGATCTGATCACTCCAAGGACTCTCGCCCAGCACGGTCTGCAGATTCGCCTCGCTGACCGCATGGTCGAGGGCATCGGCATTCGCACCCGGGAACCAATGGGACCCCTGACCCAGCAACCCATAACGGGCACGGGCATATCCCTCTAAGCCCCAGGCCTCCACCAGACCATGCAGCCACAGCAGCACCGGTAAATTGATCTGCCCGGGTGTTTGATCCCAGTCGGGAAGCCCCTGACGCCAGGTGTCACACCAGGCCTCCCCCAGAGACGAACGCGCCGCAGCCTCCAGCCGCGCTGCAATCGGTGCAATCAGCTCCTGTGCATGCTCCAGATGGGTGAGCGCATCCAGATGAAGGTCAAGATCGCCCGGACGGGCGGCACCAACGCTGATGGTGTGGACGCGGGGATCACTGAGACAGAACAGATCGTTGAAGACGATCGGATGCAGGGGCTTGCACAGCTCGGACAATCGAGCCGAAGGCGTGTGCAGGTGCCCGCCTTTATCAGTGGGACTAATGATGAACACGCCCATGTCGTGACGGGTTGCCGCCGTCAGAGCAGGGTCGTTGTCTTGACGGATGAAGTACCAATGCAGGTTGACGAAATCGAAGGCATCGGTGGCAATCGCCGCAAGGATGAGCTCCGTGGGGCCATGGGTGGAAAAGCCGACATGGCCGATACGGCCCTGCTGCTGCCAGCGACGCACCACATCCAGACACCCGCCTGCCCGCACCGTCCAGTCAAGATGTTCAGGCAGGTTGATGCCATGAATCGCCAGCAGATCGAGCCTTAATCCGCCGAGGCGTTCCACGCTGAGCTCCAGTTCCTGCTCAAAGAGCGCGGGATCGTCCTTGG contains these protein-coding regions:
- a CDS encoding DUF3143 domain-containing protein, whose amino-acid sequence is MRALETWLADLGAVRSDQDACLWQWSQPLWSAQIRLDQEDLQVIWLQDGATSQRSFPYGLSRLDIEAAMRAGP
- the bioD gene encoding dethiobiotin synthase, with translation MTSAPPGAAPLQLVVCGTDTDVGKTVVSALLVQGLQAKYWKPVQSGLEQGGDRQWLTQLLQLPKQRWIPEAYAFQAPVSPHWAAEQENCCIDPDQLSLPSTTEPLVVETAGGVMVPLSRNWLQIEQLERWQLPIVLVGRSGLGTLNHTLLSLEALHRRGLTVLGLVLNGPAHADNPRTLEQLGGVPVLAQLPPLNPLTAESLDQQWRQQQLGPKFEALHSSRSTCP
- the rsmG gene encoding 16S rRNA (guanine(527)-N(7))-methyltransferase RsmG, which codes for MPTPPTYSVPGPALWEALGWTPSAEQRHQFEALQQELLRWNARVNLTRLLEREDFWIAQILDSLWPLQDELRTPNAPRRCIDVGTGGGFPGLAVAIALPGAQLTLVDSVGRKTAAVLAMAEAIGLKERVRIRTERVELTGRDRGCRGQFDLAMARAVAAAPVVAEYLVPLLQPQGEALLYRGRWDQTDQRELEQALLALKARIRFQEGRELPAGKGMRHQFRLQPTAPCPKAYPRAIGLPAKLPLGSTPS
- a CDS encoding J domain-containing protein; protein product: MSSAQSHYERLGVAPEADALTLRQAFRRRSKALHPDTTALPAAEAARQFQKLREAYDLLQDPRQRAAYDAGLAAADQVSPVPTPSPVAQRHSDGWGHVGERRPLSGGEWWALVLLVLALAFCLLLGLGGAWARGLELQVQPSWMVAEQTSPQPLNRARSDEPPAARPDAPEPAFVAGP
- a CDS encoding aldo/keto reductase; translated protein: MPSALPTRRFGRTELSMPVLSLGGMRFQQSWTDLPAADITTSSQQTVAETLKRAVSCGFHHLETARHYGSSERQIGWALPDVPDPQRILQTKVPPKDDPALFEQELELSVERLGGLRLDLLAIHGINLPEHLDWTVRAGGCLDVVRRWQQQGRIGHVGFSTHGPTELILAAIATDAFDFVNLHWYFIRQDNDPALTAATRHDMGVFIISPTDKGGHLHTPSARLSELCKPLHPIVFNDLFCLSDPRVHTISVGAARPGDLDLHLDALTHLEHAQELIAPIAARLEAAARSSLGEAWCDTWRQGLPDWDQTPGQINLPVLLWLHGLVEAWGLEGYARARYGLLGQGSHWFPGANADALDHAVSEANLQTVLGESPWSDQIPELLRGLRKRVGGATQKRLSST